Proteins encoded by one window of Synechococcus sp. WH 7805:
- a CDS encoding NfeD family protein, with protein sequence MLSAYWFCLVAGVVLISFSLHDGGDVDGDGGSLTILFSTPFWSFGLTGFGLSGVLMTVLSPRGSWIPSSLVALVLGLGMGVAAAKLLVMLSRRTADSLVHSDDLIGVQGLITLEADTETRGFVEVSVKGSLLRRPALSSKGKLAKNTSVVVIASDEHTLRVEALDGDSL encoded by the coding sequence ATGCTGAGCGCTTATTGGTTCTGTCTCGTGGCTGGAGTCGTGCTGATCAGCTTTTCGTTGCATGACGGGGGCGATGTGGATGGCGATGGCGGGTCGTTGACGATTCTGTTCAGCACACCGTTCTGGTCATTCGGGCTCACAGGCTTCGGGCTGAGCGGCGTGTTGATGACCGTGCTCTCTCCCAGGGGATCCTGGATTCCCTCCAGCCTGGTCGCCCTTGTTCTGGGGTTGGGAATGGGCGTGGCTGCCGCAAAATTGTTGGTGATGCTCAGCCGCAGAACCGCAGACAGCCTTGTGCACAGTGATGATCTGATCGGAGTGCAGGGCCTGATCACCCTGGAAGCCGATACCGAAACCAGAGGGTTCGTGGAAGTCAGTGTGAAAGGGAGCCTTTTGCGCAGGCCTGCCCTCAGTTCCAAAGGGAAGCTGGCAAAGAACACCTCTGTGGTGGTCATCGCCAGTGACGAGCACACTCTTCGCGTCGAAGCACTAGATGGCGACTCTCTTTAG